One window of Campylobacter sp. RM12651 genomic DNA carries:
- the tsaE gene encoding tRNA (adenosine(37)-N6)-threonylcarbamoyltransferase complex ATPase subunit type 1 TsaE, whose product MIIKANLDNLDLVVNEFGDNGIYLLQGDLASGKTTLVNKIANKKLNQKAISPTFSVLNTYKNDTNTIYHYDIYQKGTKAFIENGLFENLFNDGLHLIEWADDDFIKILEQFALEYKIVKISANNEGRLYEFS is encoded by the coding sequence ATGATAATCAAGGCTAATTTAGATAATTTAGATTTAGTGGTAAATGAGTTTGGCGATAATGGGATTTATTTATTGCAAGGCGATTTAGCTAGTGGCAAGACTACTTTAGTAAATAAAATAGCAAATAAAAAATTAAATCAAAAAGCAATTTCTCCAACTTTTAGTGTATTAAATACTTATAAAAACGATACTAATACGATTTATCATTATGATATTTATCAAAAAGGAACAAAAGCTTTTATAGAAAATGGTTTGTTTGAGAATTTGTTTAATGATGGTCTTCATTTAATTGAATGGGCTGATGATGATTTTATAAAAATATTAGAGCAATTTGCACTTGAATACAAGATTGTAAAAATTAGCGCTAATAATGAAGGTAGGCTTTATGAGTTTAGTTAA
- the truD gene encoding tRNA pseudouridine(13) synthase TruD, which translates to MYLRANTHSKINVYFSKNSSDFVVREIPLYEFSGSGEHLILHIQKKDLSTNELLKDLSAATGIKAKDFGYAGLKDKQGLTFQYISMPKKYEKELAKFSHEKCKIIDTFLHNNKLKIGHLKGNSFFIRLKKVNKIDALKIEQIFTNIKENGFPNYYGYQRFGKDNDNAKTGLEILKNELKFKNNKLNNFLISAFQSELFNTYLSKRIEISRFSNDFSKQELLALYKDKTLVENLKKQEQFFKLFDNEIYEHYPYGKVFNENLEDGLKRFLARDISPSGLILGNKPKLNEGFLGEIENSIYKDYFDLLKTQNGSRRYLWTYTNDEKINYNEELAQLSLEFSLQKGSYATVVLDEIIHLERNEE; encoded by the coding sequence ATGTATTTAAGAGCAAACACTCATTCAAAAATCAATGTTTATTTTTCAAAAAATTCTAGCGATTTCGTAGTGCGTGAAATACCATTATACGAATTTAGTGGCTCTGGAGAGCATTTGATTTTACATATACAAAAGAAAGATTTAAGCACAAATGAACTTTTAAAAGATTTAAGTGCAGCAACAGGAATTAAAGCAAAAGATTTTGGTTACGCAGGTCTTAAAGACAAGCAAGGACTTACATTTCAATACATTTCAATGCCTAAAAAATACGAGAAAGAATTAGCTAAATTTTCTCATGAAAAATGTAAAATTATTGATACTTTTTTACACAATAATAAATTAAAAATCGGACATTTAAAAGGTAATTCATTTTTTATAAGATTAAAAAAAGTTAATAAAATTGACGCCTTAAAGATTGAGCAAATTTTTACAAATATTAAAGAAAATGGCTTTCCTAATTATTATGGCTATCAGCGTTTTGGCAAAGATAATGATAATGCAAAAACAGGCTTAGAAATATTAAAAAACGAATTAAAATTTAAAAATAATAAATTAAATAACTTTTTAATTTCTGCATTTCAAAGCGAATTATTCAACACATATTTATCAAAAAGAATAGAAATTTCAAGATTTAGCAATGATTTTTCTAAACAAGAATTATTAGCACTTTATAAGGATAAAACTTTAGTTGAAAATCTAAAAAAACAAGAACAATTTTTTAAATTATTTGATAATGAAATATATGAGCATTATCCTTACGGCAAGGTATTTAATGAGAATTTAGAAGATGGTTTAAAAAGATTTTTAGCAAGGGATATTAGCCCTTCTGGATTGATACTAGGAAATAAGCCTAAATTAAATGAAGGTTTTTTAGGTGAAATTGAAAATAGCATATATAAGGATTATTTTGATTTATTAAAAACTCAAAATGGTTCAAGAAGATATTTATGGACTTACACAAATGATGAAAAAATTAACTATAATGAAGAATTAGCACAACTTAGCCTTGAATTTAGCCTACAAAAAGGCTCATACGCAACAGTCGTGCTTGATGAAATAATACATTTAGAAAGGAACGAAGAATGA
- the galE gene encoding UDP-glucose 4-epimerase GalE: MILITGAAGYIGSITSYHFLKNNYKVIGIDNISTGNARALEVLNKFDNFKFYEGNFGNLELIEQIVTNNKIDCVVHFAANTSVFESTQNPLKYHDNNVSNMINLLKICEKYDINNFIFSSSAATYGEPKTNELITEDTPKNPINPYGLTKLIGEYILNDLSNAKKEFNFIALRYFNVAGASLIAPLGQFSKSSLLIKIAAECAANKRDKMYLYGNDYNTPDGTCVRDYIHVDDLAIAHIEALKYLKNQKTSQAFNVGYSKGTSVKEVIDIMKKISGNDFKVEMADRRTGDPSSLVASNKKITSLTDWKYSNDNLELICKSAYEWELKI; this comes from the coding sequence ATGATTTTAATTACAGGCGCAGCAGGTTATATTGGCTCAATTACAAGTTATCATTTTTTAAAGAATAATTATAAAGTTATAGGTATTGATAATATTAGCACTGGAAATGCAAGGGCTTTAGAAGTGTTAAATAAATTTGATAATTTTAAATTCTACGAAGGAAATTTTGGAAATTTAGAACTAATAGAACAAATAGTAACCAATAATAAAATAGATTGTGTAGTGCATTTTGCAGCTAATACTAGCGTATTTGAAAGCACGCAAAATCCATTAAAATATCATGATAATAATGTATCAAATATGATTAATTTATTAAAAATTTGTGAAAAATACGATATTAATAATTTTATTTTCTCAAGTTCTGCTGCAACTTATGGAGAACCAAAAACTAATGAATTAATCACAGAAGATACTCCAAAAAATCCTATAAATCCTTATGGTTTAACAAAACTAATAGGCGAATATATATTAAATGATTTATCAAATGCTAAGAAAGAATTTAATTTCATAGCATTAAGATACTTTAATGTTGCAGGAGCAAGCCTAATTGCACCTTTAGGTCAATTTAGTAAATCTAGCTTACTTATAAAAATAGCTGCTGAATGTGCTGCTAATAAAAGAGATAAAATGTATTTATATGGTAATGATTATAATACCCCTGATGGAACTTGCGTAAGGGATTATATACACGTTGATGACTTGGCTATCGCACATATTGAAGCATTAAAATATTTAAAAAACCAAAAAACAAGTCAAGCCTTTAATGTTGGGTACTCAAAAGGAACTAGCGTAAAAGAAGTAATTGATATTATGAAAAAAATCAGTGGTAATGATTTTAAAGTAGAAATGGCAGATAGACGCACAGGAGATCCTAGCTCACTTGTAGCATCTAATAAAAAAATAACTTCTTTAACAGACTGGAAATATAGTAACGACAACCTTGAATTAATTTGCAAAAGCGCTTATGAATGGGAGTTAAAAATATAA
- a CDS encoding 50S ribosomal protein L11 methyltransferase, producing MRNTYQELVIKTNNLEFISDFVFAFDVDAIEEKNDELIVRSDNNLDDLVFALGELKQKLNDANLNINLTYELCEKENKDWINEYKKNIKPILIDNIYIHTTWQEPKAGYVNLKIDPALAFGSGHHESTNSCVEFLQKYYKGCKTGLDVGCGSGILSLVMANYGISVDSCDTDELAIMSTKNNFELNNLKINNIWQGSCDKAKKKYDLVVANIIADVILIIKNDLIKSLNENGVLILSGILNTYSERIKSQFSSLTLVDEKIKGDWLTLVYKVKNE from the coding sequence ATGCGTAATACTTATCAAGAATTAGTTATTAAAACAAATAATTTGGAGTTTATTAGTGATTTTGTATTTGCGTTTGATGTTGATGCAATTGAAGAAAAAAATGATGAATTAATTGTAAGAAGTGATAATAATCTTGATGATTTAGTTTTTGCGTTAGGCGAGTTAAAACAAAAACTTAATGATGCTAATTTAAATATTAATCTTACTTATGAACTTTGTGAAAAAGAGAATAAGGATTGGATTAATGAATATAAGAAAAATATAAAGCCAATTTTAATAGATAATATATATATACATACTACTTGGCAAGAGCCTAAAGCAGGCTATGTAAATCTAAAAATAGATCCAGCTTTAGCTTTTGGCTCAGGTCATCATGAAAGCACAAATTCTTGTGTAGAATTTTTGCAAAAATATTATAAAGGTTGCAAAACAGGTCTTGATGTAGGATGTGGTAGTGGAATTTTGTCTTTAGTTATGGCTAATTATGGTATTAGTGTTGATTCTTGTGATACTGATGAATTAGCAATTATGAGTACTAAAAATAATTTTGAGTTAAATAATCTTAAAATTAATAATATTTGGCAAGGTTCTTGTGATAAAGCCAAAAAGAAATATGATTTAGTAGTAGCAAATATAATTGCCGATGTGATATTAATTATTAAAAATGATTTGATAAAAAGTCTTAATGAGAACGGAGTTTTAATTCTTTCTGGTATTTTAAATACTTATTCTGAAAGGATTAAAAGTCAATTTTCTTCACTAACTTTAGTTGATGAGAAAATAAAAGGAGATTGGCTAACTTTAGTTTATAAGGTGAAAAATGAATAA
- a CDS encoding RNA polymerase factor sigma-54: MLKVRQQVSQKPKLSQTLRSWLPLLQASSDDLEDEVNNLAKDNPCIKISSKKEINDKKSNKSIRQLYSKGGGLIEELNIAKKSIYDDLELQLNKTLFPTQKSQEIARIIISCLDENGYFVYDENICLGYLLEDIEKVRKRFCYLEPLGVGAINYIEALEFCLLNANLENELFLLCKKLINDLDNLSKYTKNPLYKDAIRIIKSFNLPPFIDDLEDSKEIIPDIYILNENGKLEIIINDDYYPQIEIQDYKELKEQVKNAKNLVDALEMRKATLKKLALMIVEYQYDYFLGGDIKPLKMQDLATELDRNTSTISRAIANKYISSNRGIIAIKDFFAAELNDGTSNKTIKEFVSELIKNENHLKPLSDQLILEKIEKEFNVKIVRRTITKYRKLLDIPSSSERKKLYSLR, from the coding sequence ATGTTAAAAGTCCGTCAGCAAGTAAGCCAAAAGCCAAAATTATCTCAAACCCTTAGAAGCTGGTTGCCACTGCTTCAAGCTAGTAGTGATGATTTAGAAGATGAAGTAAATAATCTAGCAAAAGATAATCCTTGTATAAAAATTAGCTCAAAAAAAGAAATAAATGATAAAAAATCTAACAAAAGTATAAGACAATTATATTCTAAAGGTGGTGGTTTGATTGAAGAATTAAATATCGCTAAAAAAAGCATATATGATGATTTAGAATTACAGCTTAATAAGACTTTATTTCCTACTCAAAAATCTCAAGAAATTGCAAGAATTATTATAAGTTGTCTTGATGAGAATGGATATTTTGTATATGATGAAAATATTTGTTTAGGATATTTATTAGAAGATATAGAAAAAGTTAGAAAGAGATTTTGCTACCTTGAGCCTTTAGGAGTTGGTGCGATTAATTATATTGAAGCTTTAGAGTTTTGCTTATTGAATGCGAATTTAGAAAATGAATTATTTTTATTATGTAAAAAGCTTATAAATGATTTAGATAATTTATCAAAATATACTAAAAATCCTTTATATAAAGACGCAATAAGAATTATAAAAAGCTTTAATCTACCGCCTTTTATTGATGATTTAGAAGATAGCAAAGAGATTATCCCTGATATTTATATCTTAAATGAGAATGGAAAATTAGAAATAATTATCAATGATGATTATTATCCGCAGATTGAAATTCAAGACTATAAAGAGTTAAAAGAACAAGTAAAAAATGCTAAAAATTTAGTAGATGCTTTAGAGATGAGAAAGGCGACTTTAAAAAAACTTGCCTTAATGATAGTTGAATATCAATATGATTATTTTTTAGGTGGAGATATTAAGCCATTAAAAATGCAGGATTTAGCAACCGAACTTGATAGAAATACTAGCACAATTAGCCGCGCAATAGCTAATAAATACATTAGCTCAAATCGTGGGATAATAGCTATTAAAGACTTTTTTGCAGCAGAATTAAACGATGGCACAAGTAATAAAACCATCAAAGAATTTGTAAGTGAATTAATCAAAAATGAAAATCACTTAAAACCTTTAAGCGATCAATTAATTTTAGAAAAAATAGAAAAAGAATTTAATGTAAAAATAGTAAGAAGAACTATCACAAAATATAGAAAATTACTAGATATTCCAAGCTCAAGCGAGAGAAAAAAATTATATTCATTAAGGTAG
- a CDS encoding chemotaxis response regulator CheY, whose translation MKLLVVDDSSTMRRIIKNTLQRLGHEDVLEAEHGVEAWGLLCANSDIDVLITDWNMPEMNGLELVKKVRAEAKYADMPIIMVTTEGGKAEVITALKAGVNNYIVKPFTPQVLKEKLEDVLG comes from the coding sequence GTGAAATTATTAGTAGTAGATGATAGCTCTACAATGAGAAGAATTATTAAAAATACTTTACAAAGATTAGGTCATGAGGATGTTTTAGAAGCTGAACATGGCGTGGAAGCTTGGGGATTGTTATGTGCAAATAGCGATATTGATGTTTTAATAACAGATTGGAATATGCCTGAAATGAATGGTCTTGAACTTGTTAAAAAAGTAAGAGCTGAAGCTAAATATGCAGATATGCCAATCATCATGGTAACTACTGAAGGTGGTAAAGCAGAAGTTATTACAGCATTAAAAGCTGGTGTTAATAACTATATAGTAAAACCTTTTACTCCACAAGTATTAAAAGAAAAATTAGAAGATGTTTTAGGATAA
- the ftsH gene encoding ATP-dependent zinc metalloprotease FtsH: protein MNNNENKNSNKNPIVIFLIFSLLVFGGFSLFFEEGGIADNGNKISYSDFKKKIETGEITKVQIGQTQIKGSGLNSSYTANLVRDSNLTTLLDSKNVNYTSYSENNFLSNLLFTWIIPIFIFFAIWGFITNRMQKKMGGGILGIGNSKKLVNSEKPKVKFDDVAGVEEAKEEVKEIVDFLKYPERYIKLGAKIPKGLLLVGPPGTGKTLLAKAVAGEADVPFFSVSGSSFIEMFVGVGASRVRDLFENAKKEAPAIIFIDEIDAIGKSRAAGSHMGGHDEREQTLNQLLAEMDGFGSESPVIVLAATNRPEVLDAALLRPGRFDRQVLVDKPDFKGRCDILSVHMKDVKIAKEVKVEDIARLTAGLAGADLANIINEAALLAGRNNKKEVEQGDLTEAVERAIAGLEKKSRRISDKEKKIVTYHECGHALIAETTKGAKKVTKVSVIPRGLAALGYTLNTPEENKFLMQRHELIAEVDVLLGGRAAEHVFIKEISTGASNDLERATDIIKAMVSMYGMSDIAGLMVLEKQRNQFLGGGQTIKDYSDDMAHKLDEYVKNLLDERFKSVVATLEQYSGAIETMVEKLYEKEVIEGSEVREIIKNYEIENNFETRLSEIEK from the coding sequence ATGAATAATAATGAAAATAAGAATTCTAATAAAAATCCAATAGTTATATTTTTAATTTTTTCACTATTGGTATTTGGTGGGTTTTCTTTATTTTTTGAAGAAGGTGGAATAGCTGATAATGGAAATAAAATAAGTTATTCTGACTTTAAGAAAAAAATAGAGACAGGTGAAATAACAAAAGTTCAAATAGGACAAACTCAAATAAAAGGTAGCGGGCTTAACTCTAGTTATACTGCAAACTTAGTAAGAGATTCAAATCTTACTACTTTACTTGATAGTAAAAATGTAAATTACACATCTTATTCTGAAAATAACTTTTTATCTAATTTATTATTTACTTGGATAATTCCAATTTTTATATTTTTTGCTATTTGGGGATTTATTACAAACAGAATGCAAAAGAAAATGGGTGGCGGAATTTTAGGAATTGGAAACTCAAAAAAATTAGTAAATTCTGAAAAACCAAAAGTAAAATTTGATGATGTAGCAGGTGTAGAAGAAGCAAAAGAAGAAGTAAAGGAAATAGTAGATTTTCTAAAATATCCAGAAAGATATATTAAATTAGGTGCTAAAATTCCAAAAGGTTTATTGTTAGTTGGACCTCCAGGCACAGGTAAAACTCTTTTAGCAAAAGCAGTTGCAGGTGAAGCCGATGTTCCATTTTTTAGTGTTTCGGGTTCAAGTTTTATAGAAATGTTTGTAGGTGTTGGCGCTAGTCGTGTTAGAGATTTATTTGAAAACGCTAAAAAAGAAGCTCCGGCAATTATTTTTATAGATGAAATTGATGCTATTGGTAAATCTCGTGCAGCAGGTTCACATATGGGCGGGCACGATGAAAGGGAACAAACTTTAAATCAGCTTTTAGCTGAAATGGATGGGTTTGGTTCAGAAAGCCCTGTAATTGTATTAGCAGCTACAAATAGACCTGAAGTGCTAGATGCAGCATTACTTAGACCGGGTCGTTTTGATAGACAAGTTTTAGTTGATAAGCCAGATTTTAAAGGAAGATGCGATATTTTAAGCGTTCATATGAAAGATGTAAAAATTGCTAAAGAAGTTAAAGTTGAAGATATTGCAAGACTTACGGCAGGACTTGCTGGAGCTGATTTGGCAAATATAATAAATGAAGCTGCATTACTTGCAGGAAGAAATAATAAAAAAGAAGTAGAGCAAGGCGATTTAACTGAAGCAGTTGAAAGAGCTATTGCAGGACTTGAGAAAAAATCAAGAAGAATAAGTGATAAAGAGAAAAAAATTGTAACATATCATGAGTGTGGACATGCTTTAATAGCAGAGACAACAAAAGGTGCTAAAAAAGTTACAAAAGTTTCTGTTATTCCTAGAGGTTTAGCAGCGCTTGGTTATACTTTAAATACTCCTGAAGAAAATAAATTCTTAATGCAAAGACACGAGTTGATTGCAGAAGTTGATGTTCTTTTAGGTGGTCGTGCAGCTGAGCATGTATTTATTAAAGAGATTTCAACAGGTGCTAGTAATGATTTAGAAAGAGCAACCGATATTATAAAAGCAATGGTTTCTATGTATGGTATGAGTGATATTGCTGGGCTTATGGTTTTAGAAAAACAAAGAAATCAATTCTTAGGTGGTGGTCAAACTATCAAGGATTATTCAGATGATATGGCTCATAAATTAGATGAATATGTTAAAAACTTACTTGATGAGAGATTTAAATCTGTTGTTGCTACTTTAGAACAATATAGTGGAGCAATTGAAACAATGGTTGAAAAACTTTATGAAAAAGAAGTAATAGAAGGTAGTGAAGTAAGAGAAATAATTAAAAATTATGAAATAGAAAATAATTTTGAAACTAGATTAAGTGAGATAGAAAAATGA
- the lptB gene encoding LPS export ABC transporter ATP-binding protein, whose product MSLVNLKACGLKKSIKNIEIIKNVDISMDNSQIVGLFGSNGAGKTTTFYMICGLVSPSAGDIFLDDLNITNEPLHKRAILGIGYLPQDSSVLKDLSVWENMQIAAELKGLKNIDELIEEKLNLLKIYDRKDRLAKSLSGGERRRLEIARALVLEPKFLLLDEPFAGVDPKSINDVQSIIKDLKDLNIGVLITDHNVRETLRICDKAYVLDSGSILASGSAKEIANNEIVKSKYLGKNFSL is encoded by the coding sequence ATGAGTTTAGTTAATTTAAAAGCGTGTGGTTTAAAAAAAAGTATAAAAAATATAGAAATTATAAAAAATGTAGATATTAGTATGGATAATTCTCAAATAGTAGGATTGTTTGGAAGTAATGGTGCAGGAAAAACTACTACATTTTATATGATTTGCGGACTTGTTAGCCCTAGTGCTGGGGATATTTTTTTAGATGATTTAAATATTACTAACGAGCCACTTCATAAACGCGCAATTCTAGGCATTGGTTATTTACCACAAGATTCAAGCGTTTTAAAAGATTTAAGTGTTTGGGAAAATATGCAAATTGCAGCAGAGCTTAAAGGGCTTAAAAATATAGATGAATTAATAGAAGAAAAATTAAATCTTTTAAAGATTTATGATAGAAAAGACCGCCTTGCAAAAAGTCTTAGCGGTGGGGAGCGTCGTAGATTAGAAATAGCTAGAGCTTTAGTTTTAGAGCCTAAGTTTTTATTACTTGATGAGCCTTTTGCTGGGGTTGATCCAAAAAGTATTAATGATGTTCAAAGCATTATTAAGGATTTAAAAGATTTAAATATAGGCGTATTAATTACTGACCATAATGTCCGTGAGACCCTTAGGATTTGCGATAAAGCTTATGTTTTAGATAGCGGTAGTATTTTAGCTAGTGGAAGTGCTAAAGAAATTGCAAATAATGAAATAGTAAAAAGCAAATATTTAGGTAAAAACTTTTCTTTATAA
- a CDS encoding F0F1 ATP synthase subunit C, whose protein sequence is MKKFLLVLLAFSSVAFAAETEIGSELLKACSVLAAGIGLGVAALGGAIGMGHAAAATIAGTARNPSLGGKLSTTMFIAIALIEAQVIYALVIGLVLLYANPFLG, encoded by the coding sequence ATGAAAAAGTTTTTATTAGTTTTACTTGCTTTTTCTAGTGTTGCTTTTGCTGCAGAAACTGAAATCGGTAGCGAGTTATTAAAAGCTTGTTCTGTTTTAGCTGCTGGTATTGGCTTAGGTGTTGCTGCACTTGGTGGTGCTATTGGTATGGGTCATGCTGCTGCTGCGACTATTGCAGGAACTGCTAGAAACCCTAGTTTAGGTGGTAAATTATCAACAACTATGTTTATTGCTATTGCGTTAATTGAAGCACAAGTAATTTATGCTCTAGTTATTGGATTAGTATTATTATACGCTAACCCATTTTTAGGATAA
- a CDS encoding YggS family pyridoxal phosphate-dependent enzyme: MTYLELKEKYKDIRIIAVSKYTTDEKIMALHKLGQIEFGENKVQDLARKKAELSSDINWHFIGNLQKNKANLLIKTKPVMWQSCTNLELAKYVDARLDYELDTLLEINVANEDSKAGINPSKAIDEYLAIKQNCKFIKPVGVMCIGAMSDDIKQIIKSFDLCYKIYDELKKDGARICSMGMSSDYEIAIKSGANMIRLGSVLFN; the protein is encoded by the coding sequence ATGACTTATTTAGAACTAAAAGAAAAATATAAAGATATAAGAATTATAGCGGTTAGTAAATATACAACAGATGAGAAAATAATGGCTTTACATAAATTAGGACAAATTGAATTTGGCGAAAACAAAGTGCAAGATTTAGCTAGAAAAAAAGCTGAATTATCAAGTGATATTAACTGGCATTTCATAGGAAATTTGCAAAAAAACAAAGCTAATTTACTTATAAAAACAAAGCCTGTTATGTGGCAAAGCTGTACTAACTTAGAACTTGCAAAATATGTTGATGCTAGACTTGATTATGAGCTAGATACTTTGCTTGAGATAAATGTGGCTAACGAAGATAGCAAGGCTGGTATTAATCCAAGTAAAGCGATTGATGAGTATTTAGCGATTAAACAAAATTGTAAATTCATAAAACCTGTAGGAGTTATGTGTATAGGTGCTATGAGCGATGATATTAAGCAAATTATTAAGAGTTTTGATTTGTGTTATAAGATTTATGATGAGCTTAAAAAAGATGGAGCTAGGATTTGCTCTATGGGTATGAGTAGTGATTATGAAATAGCTATTAAAAGTGGAGCAAATATGATACGCTTAGGCAGTGTGCTATTTAATTAA
- a CDS encoding RsmD family RNA methyltransferase, translating to MKNNVLRVQSGFLKGKILENPSKDTTRATKSIVKSCVFNVLRDELREYVFIEAFGGSASMAIEAISNYAKKAFAIEIDKLAYKSALKNTKDLNIEVLNDDTFKALPNIIAKLQNEKTILYLDPPFDIRDGFSDVYLKIKNLYENLDCDIVIIEHSSKVEFASLKYTLFKVKKFGNTTLSFFTRS from the coding sequence ATGAAAAATAATGTTTTAAGAGTTCAGAGCGGTTTTTTAAAAGGTAAAATTTTAGAAAATCCATCAAAAGATACCACAAGAGCTACAAAAAGTATAGTTAAGTCTTGTGTTTTTAATGTTTTAAGAGATGAATTAAGGGAATATGTTTTTATAGAAGCATTTGGCGGTAGTGCTAGTATGGCGATTGAGGCTATAAGTAATTATGCTAAAAAGGCATTTGCTATTGAGATTGATAAATTAGCGTATAAAAGTGCTTTAAAAAATACAAAAGATTTAAATATAGAAGTTTTAAATGACGATACTTTTAAAGCTTTACCTAATATTATTGCCAAATTACAAAATGAAAAAACTATTCTTTATTTAGACCCGCCATTTGATATTAGAGATGGTTTTAGTGATGTATATTTGAAAATCAAGAATTTGTATGAGAATTTAGATTGTGATATTGTCATTATAGAGCATTCTAGCAAGGTTGAATTTGCATCTTTAAAATATACCTTATTTAAGGTAAAAAAATTCGGCAACACAACTCTTAGTTTTTTTACTAGGTCTTAA
- a CDS encoding DUF5644 domain-containing protein: MRSFILRVFRFDASRDYEFYYKPYEINLKDINDSSTLYDVLGLVKQQDRYFNMPDCNEFVRIENKVLSLNTNINELIKKFGNDFCVSAIDLKRAKLDLMCDDSDFIKVFDYFKNICNADDYKDYLTYKFLYYASDIREYNDEFLGDSAFVFANKLLEKYPNKRKDILDIVFDKEKGIEYSVSLKPFLYSDYEKYEEIKNSLKHQKEIR; this comes from the coding sequence ATGAGAAGTTTTATTTTAAGAGTATTTAGATTTGATGCTAGTAGAGATTATGAGTTTTACTATAAGCCATATGAGATTAATTTAAAAGACATTAACGATAGTTCTACACTTTACGATGTTTTAGGGTTAGTAAAACAACAAGATAGATATTTTAATATGCCAGATTGTAATGAATTTGTAAGGATTGAAAATAAAGTTTTATCACTTAATACAAACATAAATGAACTTATTAAAAAATTTGGAAATGATTTTTGTGTAAGTGCAATTGATTTAAAAAGAGCAAAGCTTGATTTAATGTGTGATGATAGTGATTTTATAAAAGTTTTTGATTATTTTAAAAATATTTGCAATGCAGATGATTATAAAGATTATTTAACTTATAAATTTTTATATTATGCAAGTGATATTCGTGAATATAATGATGAATTTTTAGGTGATAGTGCGTTTGTGTTTGCAAATAAATTATTAGAAAAATATCCTAATAAAAGAAAAGATATTTTAGATATTGTTTTTGATAAGGAAAAAGGAATTGAGTATAGTGTAAGCTTAAAACCATTTTTATATAGTGATTATGAAAAATATGAAGAAATTAAAAATTCTTTAAAACATCAAAAGGAGATTAGATGA
- a CDS encoding ornithine carbamoyltransferase: MKIAIACKDILLEKTLILFLQDYLANKKDCDFLITDEKLMHAKKPQFIIGFNNAHLKLPFSKEQLIDALYEFSSTINQDDNKVLSFEEKLDKLLNKFKYDLLQLMYEK, encoded by the coding sequence ATGAAAATAGCCATTGCGTGCAAAGATATTTTATTAGAAAAGACTTTAATATTATTTTTACAAGATTATTTAGCAAATAAAAAAGATTGCGATTTTTTAATCACTGATGAAAAATTAATGCACGCAAAAAAACCACAATTTATAATAGGTTTTAATAATGCACATTTAAAATTGCCTTTTAGTAAAGAGCAATTAATTGATGCTTTATATGAGTTTTCAAGCACAATAAATCAAGATGATAATAAGGTTTTAAGTTTTGAAGAAAAACTTGATAAATTACTTAATAAATTTAAATATGATTTACTTCAATTAATGTATGAAAAATAA
- a CDS encoding RNA-binding S4 domain-containing protein produces MRVDKFLNAVNITKRRSISLDMCKNGVICINGNVVKPSKEVKVGDIISLNLLNEQIRFKVLALPTTKNVAKAKSNEYVEKLDDNQG; encoded by the coding sequence ATGAGAGTAGATAAATTTTTAAATGCAGTAAATATCACAAAACGCCGTTCAATTTCACTTGATATGTGTAAAAACGGCGTAATTTGTATAAATGGAAATGTTGTTAAACCTAGTAAAGAAGTAAAAGTTGGCGATATTATAAGTCTAAATCTTTTAAACGAGCAAATTAGATTTAAGGTATTAGCTTTACCTACAACCAAAAATGTAGCTAAAGCAAAATCAAATGAATATGTGGAAAAACTAGATGATAATCAAGGCTAA